Genomic DNA from Planctomycetota bacterium:
GTCCGCAGCGGGATCAGCGACGCCACCGACGCTGCGGGGGGCGGCCACGCCCACATCGGCCTGCTCGTCTACCAGGGAGACGACTGGCCCGCCGAGTACCGCGACCGTGTCTACACGCTCAACCTTCACGGCCGGCGGATCAACGCCGACCTGCTCGCCCCGCGCGGCGCCGGGTTCACCGCGAGCCACGGTCCCGATCTGGCGTTGTTCGCCGATCCGTTCTTCCGCGGGATGGATCTCGTCGCCACTCATGACGGCGCGGTGCTGATCGCCGACTGGTCCGACACCGGCGAGTGCCACGACCACGACGGCGTCCACCGCTCGAGCGGCCGGATCTACCGGCTCGTCCATGGCCGGCCGGGCCCACGCGCGATCGACGTCACGGCGCTCGACGGCGCCGCCCTCCGCGCCGCGCTGCTGGCCACCGATCAGTGGTGGAGCCGGGCCGCCGTTCGCGAGTGGCAGCGGCGAGCGCTCGCCGGCCGTGCCGTCGACGACGACGCAGCGTGGCTCGTCGATACGTTCGCCACGGACGCCGATCCGCTCCACCGGCTGCGCTGCCTGTGGGCGCTGGCCGCCCTCGACCGTGTGCCCGAGGCGCTGCTCGTGCGGGCGCTGCACGACGGCGATCCCGCCGTGCGCGCGTGGGGCGTGCGGCTGCTCGCCGACCGCTCGTCGCCCGAGGGCCCGCAGCCCGACGACGCCGCGCTCGACGTGCTCGTCCGGCTCGCACGGACGGAGCGCGACAGTCCCGTGCCGCTCCACCTCGCGAGCCTGCTTCCGCGTCTCGACGCCGGAAGGCGGTTCCGGCTCGCCACTGCCCTCGCCAGCCACGACACGTTCGCCACCGATCCGGCGCTGCCGCGGCTGGTGTGGTACGGGATCGCCGGGCTCGTGCCCCACGACACCCTTCGGGCGGTGGCGCTGGTGAAGGCCGCCAAGCTGCCGTCGCTGCGCCGGTCGATCGCCCGGCGCCTCGCCGACGGGATCGAGTCGGACCCCGAGGGGGTGACGGCGCTGCTGGTGATGGCCGCCGAGGCCGAGCCGGCCGTCGCCGCCGACGTCTGCCGGGGGCTCGCCGACGGACTCCGTGGCTGGAGCCGGGCAACGGCACCTGCCGGATGGCGCGAACTGGGGCCCCGGCTGGCCAGCCGCGGCGGCGAGACGGCGGCGGCCGCCGTGCGCGAGCTCGACGTCGTCTTCGGGGTTGGCCGGGGAGCTGCCGAATTGCGGGCGATCGCCGCCGACGGCAGCGCCGATCCCGTGGCCCGGCGGCAGGCGATCCGCGCCCTCGCCCCGACCGTGCCGACCGCGGGGGGCGATTGGCTCGTGGCCCTGCTCGGCGACCGGGCCGTGGTCGGCGAGGCGCTGGCGGCGCTGGCGCGGTCCGACGACCCCGCCGTGCCGGCCAAGGCGCTCGAGCGGCTCGGGATCCTCACCCCCGCCGACCGCGAGGCGCTCGTCGACCTCCTCGCGGCACGGCCGGCAAGCGCCGCCCTGCTCGTCGACGCCGTCGTCGCGGGGCGGATCAGGCGCGAGGAGATATCGGCGTTCCACGCCCGGCAGATCGCCGGCTTCGGCGACGACGCGCTCTCCGCCCGGCTGGTCGACGTCTGGGGGGCTGTCCGGAGCACACCGGCGGAGCGGCGGGCGCGGATCGACGAGCTGTCCGCGGCGCTGACCCCCGCCGTCTTGTCCTCCGCCGACCGGAGCCGCGGCCGGGCCGTGTTCG
This window encodes:
- a CDS encoding c-type cytochrome, with amino-acid sequence MPITAVDSTSVPFRYRVGGVGGRRLLMRALLMRGLFVVLALSAGAVTRGGEDAFPTPVDTEKSTARPMDPLEVCRTARLPAGFRLEVFAAEPAVANPIAIDTDARGHVWVAENYSWSGANAGGWSDEFRDRIVVFADEDGDGRHDRRTVFWDGGRLLTSIAVGLGGVFVLDLPRLLFIPDRDGDLVPDGPPETVLDGFDADAVGHTPANGLKWGPDGWLYGRHGIQATSRIGLPGSGDSQRVAINTGVWRYHPGRKQVEGVLHGMTNSWGFDFDARGELFVINTVIGHLWHVVPGSHVERMYGVDLDPHVHDLIPQVADHVHWDTGEKWSDVRSGISDATDAAGGGHAHIGLLVYQGDDWPAEYRDRVYTLNLHGRRINADLLAPRGAGFTASHGPDLALFADPFFRGMDLVATHDGAVLIADWSDTGECHDHDGVHRSSGRIYRLVHGRPGPRAIDVTALDGAALRAALLATDQWWSRAAVREWQRRALAGRAVDDDAAWLVDTFATDADPLHRLRCLWALAALDRVPEALLVRALHDGDPAVRAWGVRLLADRSSPEGPQPDDAALDVLVRLARTERDSPVPLHLASLLPRLDAGRRFRLATALASHDTFATDPALPRLVWYGIAGLVPHDTLRAVALVKAAKLPSLRRSIARRLADGIESDPEGVTALLVMAAEAEPAVAADVCRGLADGLRGWSRATAPAGWRELGPRLASRGGETAAAAVRELDVVFGVGRGAAELRAIAADGSADPVARRQAIRALAPTVPTAGGDWLVALLGDRAVVGEALAALARSDDPAVPAKALERLGILTPADREALVDLLAARPASAALLVDAVVAGRIRREEISAFHARQIAGFGDDALSARLVDVWGAVRSTPAERRARIDELSAALTPAVLSSADRSRGRAVFARACASCHVLFGAGRLLGPDLTGSNRRNLNYVLENMVDPGASVAAGFRAETFLLDDGRAVTGVVTAAGDRTLTVRTAQDEIVIDRTAIADRRVGSESLMPDNLLGPLSAEEIRDLVAYVAGPDQVPLAP